In Desulfomicrobium macestii, the DNA window AGCGGGGCGTGTTCGGCAAACGCGCCCCGTTTTCTATTCCAGTTCCACGAAATCCTCGATGATGAGCTTGAGTCCGAATCCGGGGAAGTTGATCTTGTATTTGTTCGGCTCCACGCGTTGGACGACCTTGCCGCGGCCGAAGATCTTGTGCCGGCAGTAGGTGCCCTGCACCGGGGTCTGGGTGCTGGATGCGGGTCTTGGCGTCGGGGCCGCGAAATCCTCGCCCGGGCCGGGGCGGGAGCTCTGGGAAGACGTGCCTTCCGGTGCGCGGCGCGGCGTGGGCAGGGTCTGGAGGCCAACGCCTCCCGTGAACTGTTCGCGATACCGGGACAGCAGGTGAGAGGGAATATCCTGTAGAAAGGGGCTGACCCGAGCCGGAGTGGTGGCTGCAAGCTCCCGGCTGTAGAGGGTTTCGGGGGAAAAGAGGGTCAGGCTGTCGCGGGCGCGGGTGCAGGCCACGTACAGGAGGCGGCGCTCCTCCTCGAAGTCGTCGTTGTCGTTCATGGCGTGGCGCGAAGGGAAGCGGTCCTCGACCAGGTCGATGACCAGCACCGCGTCCCATTCCAGCCCCTTGGCCGAATGGACCGTGGACAGGGTCACGGCCTGGCCCCGGTCTTCCTCCGCGTCGGGGCTGTCAAGGCTCAGGTCGCCCAGGAAAGATGGGATGTCGTCGTAACTCAAGGAGATCTGGGTCAGCTCTTCGAGCCCTGCCTCGCGGCGCGGGTAGTCGTCGGGGAATTTTTCGCGCAGGACCGGCTGATAGTATTCGAGCACGAAGGTGATGGCCGTGGAAGGTCGCATGACCTGGGTGCGCAGGGTGTCGAGCACGCGCAGCAGATCGTCGAGGGCCGGGCGTTTGGCGCGCTGGGCCTTGATGAAGGCCTGATCGTTTATCATGGCCGCGTGATGGATTTTTTGCGCGCTCTTGGGGCCGATGCCGGGCACATTGCCGAGGATGCGTTGCCAGGCAGGAAGATCCGAGGTGTTCTGGCTGAGTCTCAGGCAGGCCAGGACGTCCTTGATGTGCGCGGCATCGGAGAATTTTATCCCTCCGTATTTGCGAAACCCGAGTCCGATCTTGTTCAGCTCAACTTCCACATGGTACGATTGATACCCCGCCCGGAAGAGAATGGCGATCTGGTCGAGGGGGTAGGTGCGCGCGAGTTCCGTCACCTTGGCCGTGACCAGGCGGGCCTGGCTGCGGTCCGAAAAGGGCAGGACGTGTTCGGGCAGGCGGGAGTCGGTGCGTTCGGAGAAGAGGCGTTTGGCGAACTTGTCGCGAAAGCCGTCCAGGATGGCGTTGGTCAGTTCCAGGATGGGCTGGGTGGAGCGGTAGTTCTGCTCCAGCTTGATGACGCGGGTGCCCTGGAATATCTTGGGAAAATCCAGGATGTTGCGCACGTTGGCGCCGCGAAAGGCATAGATTGACTGCGCGTCGTCGCCCACGGCCATGACGTTGGGGCTGGTGTCGCCGGGCTTGGTCAAAAGGCGCACCAGCCGCGCCTGCACGAGGTTGGTGTCCTGGTATTCGTCGACCATGATGTGGGAGATGGACGAGGTCACCGCGTCGCGGACGTGCGGGTGCTCGGTCAGCAGACGCTCCAGCAGAAAGAGCAGGTCGTCGTAGTCCAGCAGGCCGCATTCGCGCTTGATGCGCTCGTACTCTTCGAGGAGGCGGGTCAGGTCGTCCTCGTAGGCGCCGAGATGATAGGCTTCCTGGCGCAGCACCTGTTCGAGGGTCAGTTCCTTGTTGCGGCTCTTGCTGTACAGTCCGAGCACGGTGGCCCGCTTGGGAAATTTGCGGTCGCCCTTGCCGATCTTCAGGCGATCCTTGGCCTGGCTCAGTATCTCTTCCCCGTCGGAACGGTCCATGACCGTGGCCCCGCGCTCGAAGCCGAGCAGTCCTGCGTGCTGCTTGAGCAATGAGTAGGCGAAGCCGTGGAAGGTGCCGCCGCGCACGTTTCCGAGTCCCTGGTGGCCAAGGAGCCCTTCCGCGCGGTGCAGCATCTCCGAGGAGGCCTTGCGGGTGAAGGTCAGGAGCAGGATTTCGGCCGGGGACACGCCGGACTCGACCAGCCGGGCCAGGCGGTAGACAATGGTGCGGGTCTTGCCCGAGCCGGCTCCGGCGATGACCAGAATCGGTCCGTCAAGGGTGGTCGCGGCTTCGTATTGGGCGGGATTCAAGTCGTTTTGATAGTCGATGCGCATGATTGTTTCAGGCCCCACGGGTGGCGGCGGGAATGTCGAAGTGGTCCAGAATCGTCTGGCCGACCTCTGT includes these proteins:
- a CDS encoding ATP-dependent helicase yields the protein MRIDYQNDLNPAQYEAATTLDGPILVIAGAGSGKTRTIVYRLARLVESGVSPAEILLLTFTRKASSEMLHRAEGLLGHQGLGNVRGGTFHGFAYSLLKQHAGLLGFERGATVMDRSDGEEILSQAKDRLKIGKGDRKFPKRATVLGLYSKSRNKELTLEQVLRQEAYHLGAYEDDLTRLLEEYERIKRECGLLDYDDLLFLLERLLTEHPHVRDAVTSSISHIMVDEYQDTNLVQARLVRLLTKPGDTSPNVMAVGDDAQSIYAFRGANVRNILDFPKIFQGTRVIKLEQNYRSTQPILELTNAILDGFRDKFAKRLFSERTDSRLPEHVLPFSDRSQARLVTAKVTELARTYPLDQIAILFRAGYQSYHVEVELNKIGLGFRKYGGIKFSDAAHIKDVLACLRLSQNTSDLPAWQRILGNVPGIGPKSAQKIHHAAMINDQAFIKAQRAKRPALDDLLRVLDTLRTQVMRPSTAITFVLEYYQPVLREKFPDDYPRREAGLEELTQISLSYDDIPSFLGDLSLDSPDAEEDRGQAVTLSTVHSAKGLEWDAVLVIDLVEDRFPSRHAMNDNDDFEEERRLLYVACTRARDSLTLFSPETLYSRELAATTPARVSPFLQDIPSHLLSRYREQFTGGVGLQTLPTPRRAPEGTSSQSSRPGPGEDFAAPTPRPASSTQTPVQGTYCRHKIFGRGKVVQRVEPNKYKINFPGFGLKLIIEDFVELE